A single genomic interval of Mucilaginibacter robiniae harbors:
- the recJ gene encoding single-stranded-DNA-specific exonuclease RecJ produces MQKRWTLQPGPDQAAIQALAAELHIDEILSRLLLLRGVHTFQEAKDFFRSDLRHLPDPFLMQGMEEAVLRIEQAIATQERILIYGDYDVDGTTAVALVYSFFKKLYPHIAYYIPDRYREGYGISTQGIDYAADNGYSLIIALDCGIKATDKIEYANSLNIDFIIGDHHMPGRELPAAVAVLDPKRLDCTYPYKELSGCGIGFKLIQAYAQKNDLLFEEVTQYLDLAAISIACDIVHITGENRILAAYGLQKLNTDPGTGIKTLMEIAGKTANYTIADIVFLLGPRINAAGRIDDAKHSVQLLIAEDIDMAREKGLLISQKNTERKEHDLAITDEALSMIANDVRGLDRKSTVVFSERWHKGVIGIVASRLTEKYYRPTVVLTRSNGHVAGSARSVVGFDLYEALCECSDLLIQFGGHKYAAGLTLQPEQVEAFTHRFEEVVSASITEQQQIQEIPIDALLDLKQITPKFFRVLNQFAPFGPENMAPVFITKGVQAYGGVNLVGNNHIKMSVYQPDSTWFDCIAFNQGECLDQIRQGKPFDICYTIEENIWRDKRSIQLNIKGIRC; encoded by the coding sequence ATGCAAAAACGGTGGACCTTACAGCCCGGCCCTGATCAAGCGGCCATTCAAGCCTTGGCTGCCGAACTGCACATTGATGAAATCTTAAGTCGATTGCTGCTACTTCGCGGCGTTCATACCTTTCAGGAAGCTAAGGATTTTTTTAGATCTGATTTGCGCCACCTGCCCGATCCATTCCTAATGCAGGGTATGGAAGAAGCTGTTTTGCGTATTGAACAAGCTATAGCTACCCAGGAAAGAATATTGATTTACGGTGATTATGATGTAGATGGTACCACGGCAGTTGCTTTGGTTTACAGCTTTTTTAAAAAGTTGTACCCACATATAGCCTATTACATACCCGACCGTTATCGCGAAGGCTATGGTATATCTACCCAGGGTATTGATTATGCTGCGGATAATGGCTACAGCCTAATTATAGCTTTAGATTGCGGCATTAAAGCGACTGATAAGATAGAATACGCCAATAGCCTCAACATTGATTTCATTATTGGCGACCACCACATGCCCGGCCGTGAACTGCCAGCAGCTGTGGCTGTACTGGACCCTAAACGACTGGATTGTACCTATCCTTACAAAGAGCTATCAGGTTGTGGTATTGGTTTTAAGCTGATACAGGCTTATGCACAAAAGAATGATTTGCTTTTTGAAGAAGTAACCCAATATCTGGATTTAGCTGCCATTAGTATAGCTTGTGATATTGTACATATTACTGGCGAAAACCGTATACTGGCTGCATACGGTTTACAAAAATTGAATACCGACCCTGGCACTGGCATTAAAACACTGATGGAAATAGCTGGTAAAACCGCTAATTACACCATTGCCGATATTGTATTTTTGTTAGGTCCGCGTATTAATGCAGCCGGACGGATTGATGATGCCAAACACTCCGTACAGTTACTGATTGCTGAAGATATTGACATGGCCCGTGAAAAAGGCTTACTTATCAGTCAAAAAAATACCGAACGCAAAGAGCACGATTTAGCAATTACTGATGAGGCGCTAAGCATGATTGCCAATGATGTGCGAGGACTAGACCGAAAATCTACCGTAGTATTTAGCGAACGCTGGCACAAAGGTGTTATTGGTATTGTGGCTTCGCGGCTAACCGAAAAATATTATCGTCCTACAGTGGTGCTTACCCGATCTAACGGGCATGTAGCTGGTTCAGCGCGTTCGGTAGTAGGTTTTGATTTGTACGAGGCTTTATGTGAATGCAGCGACTTGCTTATCCAGTTTGGCGGGCATAAATATGCTGCGGGTCTTACCTTGCAACCTGAACAGGTAGAAGCTTTTACTCACCGGTTTGAAGAAGTAGTAAGCGCTAGCATCACCGAGCAGCAGCAAATACAGGAAATACCGATTGATGCCTTATTAGACCTGAAACAAATTACGCCCAAGTTTTTTAGGGTACTGAATCAATTTGCGCCTTTTGGCCCCGAAAACATGGCGCCGGTTTTTATAACCAAAGGTGTACAGGCTTACGGCGGGGTTAATTTGGTAGGCAACAACCATATCAAAATGTCGGTTTACCAACCTGATTCTACCTGGTTTGATTGTATTGCATTTAACCAAGGCGAATGCCTCGACCAAATACGCCAAGGTAAACCTTTTGATATTTGCTATACTATCGAAGAAAACATTTGGCGCGACAAACGCTCCATACAATTAAATATTAAAGGAATACGTTGTTAA
- the lptB gene encoding LPS export ABC transporter ATP-binding protein has product MNLRADHLVKKYKQRTVVNDVSFNVSQGEIVGLLGPNGAGKTTSFYMIVGLIKPNEGQIYLDDEEITGDAMYRRAQKGIGYLAQEASVFRKLSVEDNIKAVLEMGTIPRDKQKDKLEELIDEFSLHKVRKNRGDLLSGGERRRTEIARALAAEPNFILLDEPFAGVDPIAVEEIQSMVAKLRHRNIGILITDHNVQETLSITDRAYLLFEGKILESGVPEVLAANEMVRKVYLGANFVLKRKTFI; this is encoded by the coding sequence ATGAATCTACGTGCCGATCATCTGGTAAAAAAATACAAGCAGCGTACAGTGGTGAATGATGTATCATTCAACGTATCGCAGGGTGAAATTGTAGGTTTGCTGGGGCCTAATGGTGCTGGTAAAACCACCTCGTTTTACATGATTGTAGGCTTGATTAAACCTAACGAAGGCCAAATATACTTAGATGATGAAGAAATTACCGGTGATGCCATGTACCGCCGTGCGCAAAAAGGCATTGGCTATTTAGCACAGGAAGCTTCGGTTTTCCGGAAGCTTTCGGTAGAAGATAATATTAAAGCTGTGCTGGAGATGGGCACTATACCCAGAGATAAGCAAAAAGACAAACTGGAAGAATTAATCGACGAATTCAGTTTGCATAAAGTACGCAAAAACCGTGGTGACTTGCTTTCTGGTGGCGAACGCCGACGTACCGAGATTGCCCGCGCCTTGGCTGCGGAACCTAATTTTATTTTGCTGGATGAACCTTTTGCCGGTGTTGACCCTATTGCGGTAGAAGAAATTCAAAGCATGGTGGCCAAGTTGCGCCATCGTAATATTGGCATTTTGATTACCGATCACAACGTGCAGGAAACTCTTTCTATTACCGACAGGGCTTATTTATTGTTTGAAGGTAAGATATTGGAATCGGGTGTGCCAGAAGTGCTGGCAGCGAACGAAATGGTACGCAAAGTGTACTTGGGTGCCAATTTTGTATTGAAACGAAAAACATTTATTTAA
- a CDS encoding GH3 auxin-responsive promoter family protein, with protein MTIINSVFTWFMKKRIHQIELFMKYPNEVQQEWFNSLISDAENTEWGKKHHYKSIESVDQFKQRVPLQNYDTLKPYIERMLQGEQNVLWPSEIRWFAKSSGTTNDRSKFIPVSEEALEECHFKGGKDLLTIYFNNRPDAKLFTGKSLTLGGSHQIGQLNADISFGDLSAVIMKNLPLWAEFHRTPDLDIALLENFEEKIEKMAYATKDVNVTGLSGVPTWNLLLFKRILEITGKENLLEVWPNLELYYHGAVSFTPYREQFKKLIPKDDMYYLETYNASEGFFGIQDLEQPGELLLMLDYGVFYEFLPIENLNDENPATLMLHEVELNKNYALVISTNAGLWRYLIGDTIRFTSLYPYRIQITGRTKHYINAFGEEVIIDNAERALQEACRQTNAIIRDYTAAPVYFTDNKGGGHEWIIEFEKRPVEFDRFVDLLDETLRKVNSDYDAKRFKDMALHRPKVHPAPEGTFVQWMKQRGKMGGQHKVPRLANNREYVDSILQMMN; from the coding sequence ATGACGATTATTAATTCCGTATTTACGTGGTTCATGAAAAAGCGCATTCATCAGATTGAGCTTTTCATGAAATACCCAAATGAGGTACAACAGGAGTGGTTTAACAGCCTTATTTCTGATGCTGAAAATACGGAATGGGGCAAAAAACATCATTACAAAAGTATAGAGAGTGTTGACCAGTTTAAGCAGCGTGTACCCCTGCAAAACTATGATACGTTAAAGCCCTACATTGAACGGATGCTGCAAGGCGAACAAAATGTACTCTGGCCTTCCGAGATACGTTGGTTTGCCAAATCGTCGGGTACTACGAATGACCGGAGCAAGTTTATTCCGGTAAGTGAAGAAGCTTTAGAAGAATGCCATTTTAAAGGTGGTAAAGATTTACTTACCATCTATTTCAATAACCGACCTGATGCTAAGCTATTTACCGGCAAGAGCTTAACCTTGGGCGGAAGCCATCAGATCGGGCAGTTAAATGCCGATATATCTTTCGGCGACCTATCGGCAGTAATTATGAAAAATCTACCTTTATGGGCTGAGTTTCATCGTACACCCGATTTGGACATTGCCTTATTGGAAAACTTTGAGGAAAAAATTGAGAAAATGGCCTATGCCACTAAAGATGTAAATGTAACCGGTCTTAGTGGCGTACCTACCTGGAACTTATTACTATTTAAGCGTATACTGGAAATTACCGGCAAAGAAAATTTGCTGGAAGTATGGCCTAATTTGGAATTATACTACCATGGCGCTGTTAGCTTCACACCCTATCGCGAACAGTTTAAAAAACTCATCCCCAAAGATGATATGTACTACCTGGAAACCTACAACGCCTCAGAAGGTTTTTTTGGTATTCAAGACTTGGAACAACCCGGCGAGTTGCTATTGATGCTGGACTATGGCGTTTTCTACGAGTTTTTACCCATCGAAAACTTAAACGATGAAAACCCGGCCACACTGATGCTGCATGAGGTAGAACTAAATAAAAATTACGCTCTGGTAATTAGCACCAACGCGGGTTTGTGGCGGTATTTGATTGGCGACACCATCCGCTTTACTTCACTTTATCCCTACCGTATACAAATTACCGGTCGTACCAAGCACTATATTAATGCATTTGGTGAAGAAGTAATTATAGATAATGCCGAACGTGCATTGCAAGAAGCCTGTAGGCAAACTAATGCCATTATACGCGACTACACCGCCGCACCGGTTTACTTTACTGACAACAAAGGCGGTGGCCACGAATGGATTATTGAGTTTGAGAAGAGACCTGTCGAATTTGATCGCTTTGTAGATTTGCTGGATGAAACCTTACGTAAAGTAAATTCGGACTATGACGCTAAACGGTTTAAAGATATGGCTTTGCACCGCCCCAAAGTACATCCGGCTCCCGAAGGTACTTTTGTGCAATGGATGAAACAGCGTGGAAAAATGGGCGGTCAGCATAAAGTACCCCGTTTGGCCAATAACCGGGAGTATGTAGATAGCATTTTACAAATGATGAATTAA
- a CDS encoding YbjQ family protein, translating into MNTSLITTSTGLEGYRVIKHLGVVRGITVRSRSALGNFAGGLQSFFGGRLSIYVELCEKAREEAYQLLIQHAQALGANAIINVRYDANEVMPGITEVLAYGTAVVVEQA; encoded by the coding sequence ATGAATACTTCATTGATTACTACCAGCACCGGTTTAGAAGGTTATCGCGTCATTAAGCATTTAGGTGTTGTTCGGGGTATTACCGTACGTAGCCGTAGTGCGTTAGGCAACTTTGCCGGTGGGTTACAGTCCTTTTTTGGCGGCCGTTTGTCTATCTACGTAGAACTTTGTGAAAAAGCCCGCGAAGAAGCTTATCAGCTCCTTATTCAACATGCTCAAGCATTGGGAGCAAACGCCATTATTAATGTACGCTATGATGCCAACGAAGTAATGCCGGGTATTACCGAGGTATTAGCTTACGGCACAGCCGTAGTGGTTGAACAAGCTTAA
- a CDS encoding ATP-grasp domain-containing protein, translating to MEDKSLKVAVLYQAQQPPVQNGIRKPMKPGGYSDSGADIAYTLKQHQVNIITPVNHPDTNTDLDWVFPDTHKGIEQAISAGANCLWLNTVLYQGHPIENFKDVWLVGQLPSAVERYDDKWYTNNLLKQHGLPIPKAELVNYHLFKEVKLNIEFPVVAKPIRGRGSEGVTLIHTATEYETVLTQMFAEDRFGTEVYVEEYLPGQEITITVMPAGNYVVNGQSLHQQTPWCLPGVIRFNHQNGVAPYNGTVAVVHNSSVLSDEEEASNTIQQLYRQCETASALVDLKAPIRIDCRANAQGQYFLFDLNMKPNMTGPSRHHRRDQDSLTALAARKIGWSFADLLVNMLHQAWMF from the coding sequence ATGGAAGATAAGTCTTTAAAGGTAGCAGTTCTATACCAGGCGCAACAGCCGCCTGTACAAAACGGCATACGAAAGCCGATGAAACCCGGTGGTTATTCAGATAGTGGGGCTGATATTGCTTATACTTTGAAGCAGCATCAGGTAAATATTATTACACCAGTTAATCATCCTGATACAAATACCGATTTAGATTGGGTGTTTCCTGATACGCATAAAGGTATTGAGCAGGCTATAAGCGCTGGTGCCAATTGCCTTTGGCTAAATACCGTACTTTATCAAGGTCATCCTATAGAAAATTTTAAGGATGTATGGCTGGTAGGGCAACTGCCATCAGCGGTAGAACGTTATGATGATAAGTGGTACACCAATAACCTGCTGAAGCAGCATGGGCTTCCTATCCCTAAAGCAGAGTTAGTTAACTACCATCTATTTAAAGAAGTTAAGCTTAACATCGAGTTCCCGGTAGTTGCCAAACCTATTCGGGGTAGGGGCAGCGAAGGCGTAACCCTAATACATACCGCAACTGAATATGAAACGGTATTAACGCAGATGTTTGCAGAAGACCGTTTTGGTACCGAAGTTTACGTAGAAGAATATTTACCCGGACAAGAAATTACCATTACCGTTATGCCGGCAGGTAATTATGTGGTTAATGGGCAAAGTTTACATCAGCAAACACCTTGGTGTTTGCCGGGTGTTATCCGCTTTAATCATCAAAATGGCGTTGCTCCTTACAATGGTACCGTTGCTGTTGTACATAATAGTAGCGTGTTGAGTGATGAGGAGGAAGCCTCAAATACTATTCAGCAGTTGTATCGGCAGTGTGAGACCGCTTCGGCGTTGGTTGATTTGAAAGCTCCCATTCGGATTGATTGTCGGGCTAATGCTCAAGGCCAATACTTCTTATTTGATTTAAATATGAAGCCGAATATGACTGGTCCATCAAGGCATCACCGTCGGGATCAAGATAGTTTAACGGCATTGGCTGCCCGAAAAATCGGTTGGAGCTTTGCTGATTTATTAGTGAACATGCTTCATCAGGCTTGGATGTTTTAA